Proteins from one Trichoplusia ni isolate ovarian cell line Hi5 chromosome 9, tn1, whole genome shotgun sequence genomic window:
- the LOC113497220 gene encoding protein YIPF6, with protein sequence MTSFDTKYDMYPAGDVGVVEGEMNIPTRGMPSGDSMEFNTLDEPIKETFLRDLRAVGNKFYHVLLPREKSSLLKEWDLWGPLLLCTLMATILQGTEAADNTNDGGPEFAEVFVLVWIGAAVVTINSKLLGGNISFFQSVCVLGYCMFPVALSLVLCRIILFTTQTTFLFFLRLVISMVGFMWATFAATKFLGDSQPDGKKALAVYPICLFYFILSWLVVSHSNV encoded by the exons atgaCTTCATTCGACACAAAATATGAT atgtacCCTGCCGGGGATGTTGGTGTTGTTGAGGGAGAGATGAACATACCTACCCGGGGTATGCCATCTGGAGACAGCATGGAATTTAACACACTTGACGAGCCCATTAAAGAAACCTTT ctTCGAGATCTGAGAGCAGTGGGAAATAAATTTTACCATGTACTACTCCCTAGAGAGAAGTCTAGTTTGTTAAAAGAAt GGGACTTATGGGGCCCTCTGTTGCTCTGCACCCTGATGGCCACGATCCTGCAGGGTACAGAAGCAGCTGACAACACTAACGACGGCGGCCCCGAGTTCGCTGAAGTCTTCGTACTAGTCTGGATAGGGGCCGCTGTTGTCACAATTAACTCCAAACTCTTGGGAGGCAATAT ATCGTTCTTCCAGTCGGTGTGCGTGCTGGGCTACTGCATGTTCCCGGTGGCGCTGTCGCTGGTCTTGTGTCGCATCATACTGTTCACCACACAGACCACCTTCCTGTTCTTCTTGAGGCTCGTCATATCCATGGTCGGATTCATGTGGGCCACTTTTG CCGCTACAAAGTTCCTAGGCGACAGCCAGCCGGACGGCAAGAAGGCATTAGCCGTGTACCCCATCTGCCTGTTCTACTTCATCCTGTCGTGGCTCGTCGTGTCGCACAGCAACGTGTAA